The following is a genomic window from Parabacteroides johnsonii DSM 18315.
CTTTTTCCCAGGGAAAAAGTAAAAATGCTGTTCAGCATTTTTACATATATCCAATATTAAAATATGTGGCAGCTATCCTCATCATCGGATTATTAGGATTAAATCTCTATGAAATGGTTCAGTCGTCATCAACTGTAGGCGAAAATACGGTTGAAGTACCGAAAGGACAAAGAGCATCTCTAATGCTTTCCGATGGAACAAAGGTCTGGTTGAATTCCCAAAGTAAACTTATTTACCCGACTCAATTCTCTGATAGGGAAAGGAATGTTCGACTTGAAGGGGAGGCTTTTTTCGATGTGGCCCATAAGGAGCACCTTCCTTTTGTTGTGCATTCACCTTTGCTGGCAATAAAGGTATTGGGTACGAAATTTAATGTAAAAGCTTACTTCGACGAAAAATCCGTTGTTACATTAGCAGAGGGAAAGGTTGAGGTGGAAACAAATGACCGTAAAAATAAATTGACTCTAAAACCAAACGAGCAGGTTTCCTATTCGGATAGTTCCGGTTTGGCATTGGAAAAAAATATCAATACGAATACGGTTAAATTATGGGTGAAAGGAGAAGGTGCTTTCATCCAATGTCGACTTGATAATATTGTCCGTGATTTAGAACGGAAATTTGATGTGGAAATAGTTATAACAGATCGTTCTTTAAGTTCTGAGGTTTTTACTTGCCGCTTTAAGGATACAGCTACGGTTGAACAGGTTTTACATTTACTGAAAGAAACTCGGAGATTGGATTATTCATTTGAAGGGGAACAAATACGGATTTTCAAACCATTAAAATGAAAAGCCTATGGGAAAGGATTTATAAAAACGAAGGCTGAAAATATTGCCGTATTTTCAGCCAGGATTAAGCGAGTAACGCTTTAGTGAACCTAAAATTTATTACTAACTAATCATTTACAAATGTATGTATTATATTATGAAAAATACGCCATGCGGTGTATATAAATCGTCATGGCTTCGAAAAAGTCTAAATATTATGAGATGTGTTATATTATTCATACTATTGGGAACCTTACAGTCTTTTGCTAATTTAAGCTATTCACAGTCGGTGAAATTATCATTGAATATGGAAAATACGACCATACAGGAAGTTCTCGCTACTATTGAACAAAAAAGTGGTTTCTATTTCACTTATAATTTAGAACAGGTAAAAGTAACTCGTAAGGTTACTGTCAACTTTAAAGATAAGACAATTCCCGAAGTCTTGAATGAGCTATTTGCAAAAGAAAATATCCATTATGTGATAAACGATAAGCATATTGCTTTATATAAAGGAAACGAAAGGCAAGTTACTTTACAAACAAAGAAAAATATAAAAGGTGTGGTAACGGATAAAAACGGAGAACCGATACCGGGCGTCAATATCATTGAAAAAGGAAATCCTACTAATGGAACTATTACCGATGTTGATGGAAATTTCGCTTTATCTGTATCTGGAAATTCTGTGTTGGTAGCTTCTTATATAGGATATAATAGAATTGAAATTCAAGTTAAAGATCGTTCTGTTGTCGATATTACATTATCGGAGGATACGCAAGCATTGGAAGAGGTAGTTGTCGTTGGTTATAGTACCCAAAAGAAAGTAAACTTGACCGGTTCGGTTTCCACTGTTAATTTTGAAGAAATGTCATCGAGGCCTGTAACCGATGCCTCTCAAGCTCTTAGTAGTGCTTCACCAGGTCTTCAAATCATGCAAAGTTCTGGGCAACCTAATGCAGAGAGTTTTTCTTATAACATTCGCGGTGTCGGAACATTGAATTCTTCCAGCCCTCTTATTCTTGTTGATGGAATGGAACAAAGCATTAGTATGGTTAATCCTTCTGATATAGCCAATGTCTCTATCCTTAAAGATGCAGCTTCTTGTGCTATATATGGAAACCGTGGTGCTAACGGTGTTATCCTTATCACGACCAAAAACGGCACGGATGGTAAAATTAGTGTGACGTATGATGGTACAGTCTCATATAATGAACCTTTCAAAATTGTTCATACAATTTCGGATTATGTTCTGTATATGAAATTGATGAATGAATCATCTAATAACTTGGGAAACTCCGATATGTTTTCTCAGAGTTCTATTGATCTTTGGGAAGCCGCTAAAGCTGATCCTAACGGAATTTCTGCTTCGGGTTATCCGAACTATGTCGCCTATCCCAATACTGACTGGTGGGATGAGATTTATACGAAGCAATGGATGCATAAGCACACGATTTCACTCAATGGCAAGGAGAAGAAAACAGGTTATTCAATGAGCTTTTCCTATATAGATAATCCGGGTATCATGAAGAATACGGGATATAATCGCTATATGGGACGTGTGAACTTGTATTCTGATATTACCGACTGGTTGCGGGTTGGAACTCGTACATCGGGAAATGTTACCGATCAAGAAGTCAGTGTTACCAGTTATAATGGGAGTAGCCATATCAATTCTATGAACACGGAAAAGATGGTTCCTTGTATATATCCGTATTATGATGGAAAATATGGTGCACCGGAAGGACCTGAAGAAGATCCGCAGTCGCATAACGGACTTTGGGATAATGTATTGAATGGGTTTGACAAATATTCACAGCTTTACACGGAGTGGTATGCTCAAGTCAAGTTTCTGAAATATTTTACATATAACTTTGATTTTTATTATCAGGATCTTCGCCGGGAGCGAAAAGTATCGGACGCTTCCATTGGAAAGTTCAGTTTTTCTAAGGGAGCTTATTCAACAGGAGCCAATGACCCGTCAACTCTTTATACTCGTATGTATTATACAAGGACGAATCGTACGAAGTTGAATCATTTACTTAATTATAACCAGTCTTTTGGCATTCATGATGTGTCGGCAATGGTTGGTTATGAGGAAGAAACGTATGATTACAGGGAGACGAATGTGAGTAAGCTGGGACTTACAGATGCCGCTGTAAATGACCTTAATGCCGCTACAACACCTTATTCGACGGCTGGTTATGGGACTGAATATGCTGCCCGTTCGGTGTTCGGACGTGCGAATTATGCTTATAAGAGCAGATATTTGCTTGAGTTTAACTTACGCTATGATGGCTCGTCGAGATTTTCTCCTGATTATCGTTGGGGAGCTTTCCCTTCTTTTTCGGCTGGTTGGCGTATGAATGAGGAGTCGTGGCTTAAACCGGTACAGTGGCTGACAAACTTAAAGCTTCGTGCTTCTTGGGGTAAGTTGGGTAACAATGCAATCGGTAATTATGATTGGCAGTCTGTATATTCGGCAGCAAATTATTCTACCGGTCAAGCTCTGACAAGTGGTATTGCCATCACTTCTATTGCCAATGCCGCTCTTACTTGGGAAGAGACAGCTGTTACCAATGTCGGTCTTGATTTTGGTTTCTTTGATAATAAATTGAATGGTAATATGGATGTTTATAATAAGTTGACTACCGGAATTCTGTACACTCCTGATATGTATATGGTAATGGGAAATGCGACTGCTCCGAAAGCGAATATTGCGGAAGTTACGAATAGGGGTATTGAATTGGAGCTCGGATGGAGGGATAATATCGGCAAGGATTTCAGCTATAGCATTAAAGGTCAGTTCTCTTTTAATAAAAATTTTGTCAGCAAATATAAAGGTAAATTGGAAAAAGGATGGAATAAGGAACATACGGAATATTCTACTAATATAGGAGATGTTTCTACTGGTAGTACTACGAGAGTTATCGAAGGACGTCAGATTAATGAGTTTTACCTTCCTAACGTTTATAACGGTAACGGCTCATATTTCAATGCGGACGGTACAGTCAATATAAATGGTGGTCCTAAAGATGGCATGATCCGTACGGAAAACGATATGCAATGGCTTCAAGCCATGCAAGCGGCAGGTTATACTTTCCAACCTTATAATAATATTGCTAAAAATGCACTTTGGTATGGCGAGTATATTTATGCAGATGCGAATGGGGATGGAGTTTATGGTAATTCATATGATTCTGAATTTCAGGGAACTTCAACAACTCCTAAATATAATTTTGGTATCCAGGCCAGTGCAAATTGGAAAGATTTCGATCTTTCTATGACTTGGGGTGGATCTGCTGGATTTAGTATTTATTACTATGGTAAGGCAAGGAATTCAAGTGAAACGACTTATGGTTATGCAATTCCGGATGCGGTAGCGAATGACCATTATTTCTATGATCCTGAAAATCCATCGGATCCGAGAACCAATCTGTCTTCAAAACAACCCCGTTTAGTTAATGTATCGGGAGCTCAGAGTTCGGCAAGTTCTTCGCTTCATTTGGAGAAAGGGAATTTCATTAAACTTAGAAATTTGACTTTAGGATATACAATGCCTAAAAGTATTTCTAAAAAGTTCTATGTTGAAAGACTTCGTGTTTATGCTTCCGGAGAGAATCTTTTTGCGATTACTGGCTTTTCCGGTATGGATCCTGAAATGCGTGTTAGCATGGGATATTCTACTATGCGTCAGTATGCATTTGGTATTAATTTAACATTCTAATTATTTTGGAAACAGCTAATATATTGAAAATATGAAAAATTTATTCAGAAAAATAGCTATCATCGGAACTTTATGGGGTATGTTGTTTGGTTTAGGAGGATGTGCCGGCGATCTTCTTGATACATCTCCAAGTTATAGTTTTTCGAGTTCAAATGTGTGGACCAGCCCTATTCTTGCCCGTGCGGCTGTGATGGGTGTATATAATGAACTGTATGAGAAATTCTCTAAAAATTACGATAGTCCTTCTATTGGTATCCCGTTCGATGCCTGGTCATCCGTAATGGATATCGATATGAACTGGAAAAATAATTGTTTTGTGATTTCTGGTTCTTGTACGCCTTCGAATGGAAATGTCGGTAATCATTATAAATATTATTATACGATTGTGTATAGGGCTAATGATGTTATCAACAACATTGATAATGTCCCGGAAATGGAGGACGGCGAGAAAGCGCGACTGAAAGCCGAATGTAAATTTCTGCGTGCTTGGGCGTATTATCATTTGAATGTTTTGTGGAGAGGTGTTCCTATCTATACGGAAAATGTGGAGAGTTCGGAAGCAACCAAAGCGCGTTCATCGGAAGCTGAAGTATGGAAGCAAGTTCTTTCAGATCTTACGGATTGTATTAATGAGCCTAATCTTCCCGGTAAATATGCTCAAGGTAATAGTAGTTATGGACGTATAACAAAAGGTGCTGCTTATGCTTTCAGAGGTTATGCTTATCAGTTTATGGGAGATTATGCTAAAGCTCTTGCAGACTTTGAAGCAATTGAAGGACTTGGATATTCACTTTACAGTCCGAGTAACGGCGTAAAAGGAAACAGAGATTTCTTTCAGCTCTTTAAACCGGCTAATGAACAGTGCGATGAGATGATTTTTTCAGTACAGTGTGTTGAGACAAGTGGGATGGGAAACCCGAGAGGAATCAATTATGGTAATCGTTGTACGGGTGGTTCTGCTTGGAACAATTATCTCCCGAATCCTGCTTTTGTGGAAATGTATGAGTGTGCGGACGGCTCCGAATTTGATTGGGAAAAATATTGTCCCGGATGGCATTCAATGACTCCCCAGGAAAGGGTTGCTTTCTTTCTGCGTGACGGACTTCAATCCGGTAAAGGAGAATGGGGAACAACTGAAGCGACTTCTAATTATCAGGCTCTTTATAATAATATGGTTTCTTATGGTGCCGATATGAGCAAATATTTGGATCAAGGGAATGAGGCGAGAATACGTCAGGCATATGAAGATCGTGATCCGCGCCTGATGCAATCGATTATAACTCCTTACTCGACTTACGACGGGAATCAGGCAGGTGTAGGAAATCATACCTGGACCCTCCGCTGGCCGTACATTCTGGATGCTGGAGAACCTTATGATATCCGTACAGACACAAATTCTAAATTTTATTATCTTTGGAGGAAATATGTAACAGAGAATGATGAATGTACGACTCGTTGGGTATATTCCGAAGATATTATACTTTGCCGTTATGCTGAAATTCTTCTTAGGCGGGCTGAATGTTTAAATGAGTTAGGCAGGACGAGTGAGGCTGTTGCTTTTGTAAATAAAGTAAGACAGCGTGTTGGACATGTTCTTCTTAATGATCAGGCTTATCCTGCGACTGTTGTGAGTGGACAAGAGAATATGCGGCAACGCATTCGTAAAGAATTTTATGTTGAACTTGGAGGTGAAGACTCTATGTTCTTTAACGAACTTCGTTGGGGTACATGGTACGACAGGAAGTTTAAGGATCATTCTTCCGGACAGGTAGGAGAACTTAATACGAATGGTTTGATGCAGATTTGGGGCGAGACTACTTACAAGCATCTTAGCGTTGGTGAACAGATAAAGATTTGGCCGATCCCAGCAAAGGAAAGAGAGATGAATTCAAATCTTACGCAGAATCCGGGTTGGCAGGATTAATCTGTAAAATGTGAATAGCGAAAATAAGAGGTATAAAATGAAAGGTTTATATCTCTTATTATTTACATCATATAAAATATCTATATCATGAAACGAAGAGCATTTTTAACGACTAGTGCAACATCGCTTGCAGGTTTAGTATTTGGAAGCCGATTGTCCTATTTATCTGAATCGAACCTGGAGAAAAAATATTCAATCGTATTGTTAGGTGATACACACTTTGATACGGAACCGGCCAGTGTGTATCATGCAGACTATAATGAACCGGTAGAATGGTTGAATCGGGTACAGCGTGCTGAATTTGCCCGTAATGGGGAAATGTGGCGAGAGCGTTGCCCTTTGTTACTTAAACGGGCTGCCCAACTGATTGGCACTGACACCAAAATGGTATTTCAATTGGGCGACTTGATTCAAGGAGATTGCGGTAATCCGGAGGTTCACAAAAAAATGTTAGATGACGTGATGAACCGCTTTAAGTCAGAACTTCATGGTTTGCCTTTTGTGACTGTAACGGGTAATCATGATATCCGTGGAACGAACGCAAAAGAGGCTTATCATACTTATATGCCGGAACGGATGTCTG
Proteins encoded in this region:
- a CDS encoding TonB-dependent receptor, with product MENTTIQEVLATIEQKSGFYFTYNLEQVKVTRKVTVNFKDKTIPEVLNELFAKENIHYVINDKHIALYKGNERQVTLQTKKNIKGVVTDKNGEPIPGVNIIEKGNPTNGTITDVDGNFALSVSGNSVLVASYIGYNRIEIQVKDRSVVDITLSEDTQALEEVVVVGYSTQKKVNLTGSVSTVNFEEMSSRPVTDASQALSSASPGLQIMQSSGQPNAESFSYNIRGVGTLNSSSPLILVDGMEQSISMVNPSDIANVSILKDAASCAIYGNRGANGVILITTKNGTDGKISVTYDGTVSYNEPFKIVHTISDYVLYMKLMNESSNNLGNSDMFSQSSIDLWEAAKADPNGISASGYPNYVAYPNTDWWDEIYTKQWMHKHTISLNGKEKKTGYSMSFSYIDNPGIMKNTGYNRYMGRVNLYSDITDWLRVGTRTSGNVTDQEVSVTSYNGSSHINSMNTEKMVPCIYPYYDGKYGAPEGPEEDPQSHNGLWDNVLNGFDKYSQLYTEWYAQVKFLKYFTYNFDFYYQDLRRERKVSDASIGKFSFSKGAYSTGANDPSTLYTRMYYTRTNRTKLNHLLNYNQSFGIHDVSAMVGYEEETYDYRETNVSKLGLTDAAVNDLNAATTPYSTAGYGTEYAARSVFGRANYAYKSRYLLEFNLRYDGSSRFSPDYRWGAFPSFSAGWRMNEESWLKPVQWLTNLKLRASWGKLGNNAIGNYDWQSVYSAANYSTGQALTSGIAITSIANAALTWEETAVTNVGLDFGFFDNKLNGNMDVYNKLTTGILYTPDMYMVMGNATAPKANIAEVTNRGIELELGWRDNIGKDFSYSIKGQFSFNKNFVSKYKGKLEKGWNKEHTEYSTNIGDVSTGSTTRVIEGRQINEFYLPNVYNGNGSYFNADGTVNINGGPKDGMIRTENDMQWLQAMQAAGYTFQPYNNIAKNALWYGEYIYADANGDGVYGNSYDSEFQGTSTTPKYNFGIQASANWKDFDLSMTWGGSAGFSIYYYGKARNSSETTYGYAIPDAVANDHYFYDPENPSDPRTNLSSKQPRLVNVSGAQSSASSSLHLEKGNFIKLRNLTLGYTMPKSISKKFYVERLRVYASGENLFAITGFSGMDPEMRVSMGYSTMRQYAFGINLTF
- a CDS encoding RagB/SusD family nutrient uptake outer membrane protein, encoding MKNLFRKIAIIGTLWGMLFGLGGCAGDLLDTSPSYSFSSSNVWTSPILARAAVMGVYNELYEKFSKNYDSPSIGIPFDAWSSVMDIDMNWKNNCFVISGSCTPSNGNVGNHYKYYYTIVYRANDVINNIDNVPEMEDGEKARLKAECKFLRAWAYYHLNVLWRGVPIYTENVESSEATKARSSEAEVWKQVLSDLTDCINEPNLPGKYAQGNSSYGRITKGAAYAFRGYAYQFMGDYAKALADFEAIEGLGYSLYSPSNGVKGNRDFFQLFKPANEQCDEMIFSVQCVETSGMGNPRGINYGNRCTGGSAWNNYLPNPAFVEMYECADGSEFDWEKYCPGWHSMTPQERVAFFLRDGLQSGKGEWGTTEATSNYQALYNNMVSYGADMSKYLDQGNEARIRQAYEDRDPRLMQSIITPYSTYDGNQAGVGNHTWTLRWPYILDAGEPYDIRTDTNSKFYYLWRKYVTENDECTTRWVYSEDIILCRYAEILLRRAECLNELGRTSEAVAFVNKVRQRVGHVLLNDQAYPATVVSGQENMRQRIRKEFYVELGGEDSMFFNELRWGTWYDRKFKDHSSGQVGELNTNGLMQIWGETTYKHLSVGEQIKIWPIPAKEREMNSNLTQNPGWQD
- a CDS encoding FecR family protein; translation: MDEQLLIRFLTHTCTPEDTRLVDQWIASGKPNADWLFEMERIWNLKDELRFSDRREIEEAYNRFTFSQGKSKNAVQHFYIYPILKYVAAILIIGLLGLNLYEMVQSSSTVGENTVEVPKGQRASLMLSDGTKVWLNSQSKLIYPTQFSDRERNVRLEGEAFFDVAHKEHLPFVVHSPLLAIKVLGTKFNVKAYFDEKSVVTLAEGKVEVETNDRKNKLTLKPNEQVSYSDSSGLALEKNINTNTVKLWVKGEGAFIQCRLDNIVRDLERKFDVEIVITDRSLSSEVFTCRFKDTATVEQVLHLLKETRRLDYSFEGEQIRIFKPLK